In Litorimonas taeanensis, one DNA window encodes the following:
- the aat gene encoding leucyl/phenylalanyl-tRNA--protein transferase, with protein MTETTHLNSAVEALLQCYKDGVFPMSDSRDDTSVFVLDPELRGVIPLDGLHISKSLRKFMRKSDWTVRYNADFASVIELCAELAEDRKDTWISFGLESLYIALHEKGYAYSVAVYEDDKLIGGLYGVSIGAAFFGESMVSRRTNASKVALVGLVKALNQQGYQLLDTQFLTPHLASLGGIEIPRRIYQKHLKQALQSEAKFQTGNIDVRTLI; from the coding sequence ATGACTGAAACTACGCATCTAAACTCAGCCGTCGAAGCTTTGTTGCAGTGTTATAAAGACGGCGTTTTTCCTATGTCAGATTCCCGGGACGACACATCTGTTTTTGTCTTAGACCCAGAACTACGCGGCGTAATCCCTCTAGATGGACTTCATATATCTAAATCGCTTAGAAAGTTTATGCGCAAATCAGATTGGACAGTGCGATATAATGCGGATTTTGCTTCCGTAATCGAACTCTGCGCAGAACTCGCTGAAGATCGAAAAGATACGTGGATTAGCTTCGGTTTGGAGAGTTTATATATTGCTTTGCATGAAAAAGGATATGCCTATTCAGTGGCTGTTTATGAGGATGACAAACTTATAGGGGGCTTATACGGGGTAAGCATTGGGGCGGCCTTTTTTGGAGAGAGTATGGTTTCACGTAGAACCAACGCAAGCAAAGTCGCCCTTGTTGGTTTGGTTAAAGCACTAAATCAGCAGGGCTATCAATTATTAGATACGCAGTTTCTAACGCCCCATCTAGCAAGCCTTGGTGGAATTGAAATACCGCGAAGGATATACCAAAAACATCTAAAACAAGCTCTGCAAAGCGAAGCAAAGTTTCAAACAGGCAATATTGATGTGAGGACCTTAATTTGA
- a CDS encoding ABC transporter ATP-binding protein, translated as MDVETGELIGVIGPNGAGKTSFIKALCGHVQSQGRILIEGHPIKQRQDRRNLIGLVPQDIGLYPYLTAQENLDVLARMIGVKNRHRKERVQEALQTVGLTNKANSLVSSLSGGMKRRLNVAAAIMHDPSIIIFDEPTAGIDTPARESVYHLAWKIAKQGKVVILVSHELELIESLCDKLLILQHGECFAFDSPRKILLSHFEAKLKVNLKLSSLPSPSVKNILRTFKFVPSNVAKTQWTTETSRQESLFIKDLNLALGEQKEHVRSVSFDRPDITDLFTLLETSQ; from the coding sequence TTGGATGTTGAAACTGGTGAACTTATAGGGGTTATCGGCCCCAACGGCGCTGGCAAGACAAGTTTTATCAAAGCTTTATGTGGACACGTTCAATCGCAGGGGCGAATATTAATTGAAGGTCACCCGATAAAGCAAAGACAAGACCGCCGCAATCTTATCGGTCTCGTACCCCAAGACATTGGCCTCTATCCTTACTTAACTGCACAGGAGAATTTAGACGTCCTTGCACGCATGATAGGGGTGAAAAACAGACATCGCAAAGAACGGGTTCAAGAAGCCTTACAAACCGTTGGTTTGACAAATAAGGCGAATAGCCTTGTATCGTCTCTTTCAGGCGGAATGAAACGCAGGTTAAATGTTGCGGCAGCGATAATGCACGATCCATCAATCATTATTTTTGATGAACCTACCGCTGGTATTGATACGCCTGCTAGGGAGTCGGTTTATCATTTAGCATGGAAAATTGCCAAGCAAGGCAAAGTCGTCATTTTAGTGAGCCATGAATTGGAGCTCATCGAATCTTTGTGTGACAAACTATTGATATTGCAACACGGGGAATGCTTTGCCTTTGATAGCCCAAGAAAGATTCTGTTATCTCATTTCGAAGCTAAGCTCAAAGTTAATCTAAAACTGAGTTCTCTACCAAGCCCGTCTGTTAAAAACATCCTGAGAACATTCAAGTTTGTGCCAAGTAATGTTGCTAAGACACAGTGGACTACTGAAACGTCAAGGCAGGAGTCCTTATTTATCAAAGATCTTAATCTTGCACTTGGTGAGCAAAAGGAACATGTCCGAAGTGTTTCCTTTGACAGGCCTGATATAACAGACTTGTTTACCCTTTTAGAGACATCACAATGA
- a CDS encoding tyrosine-type recombinase/integrase: MLSPRHSSDPSSYVPPDFVKRNGRKMVTAYSEFFALNINANTNDAYANGLKLFFEHCEKIGISDVLDIEPIHVQDFNVTILGAGYGTASLRQYLSAIRMFFDSCVVRGVLSVNPAKAVKLPRSSTGTGKTPVIVSDQVRQILDSIPRMREIDLRDRALIGLMVYSFFRISAALSLKVRDYELRGNQRWLVGEEKGSKRHEMPVHPDLENMMDEYLIETGVIKSPNALIFQSCIGRNGKLTGKPFDRNSSWRMVRKRALAAGIQREIGNHSFRATGITTYLNNGGSLEDARIMANHSNSTTTKLYDRTKDVAKLQEIQRLKF; this comes from the coding sequence ATGTTGTCACCCCGTCACTCTTCTGACCCATCATCTTACGTTCCACCGGATTTCGTCAAACGAAATGGACGGAAAATGGTCACTGCTTATTCTGAGTTTTTTGCACTGAACATCAATGCGAATACTAATGATGCATATGCCAACGGATTAAAATTATTTTTTGAACATTGTGAAAAAATAGGCATTTCTGATGTGCTTGATATTGAGCCAATTCACGTACAAGATTTCAATGTTACAATATTGGGTGCAGGTTACGGCACTGCAAGCTTGAGACAATATTTATCAGCCATCAGAATGTTTTTTGATAGCTGTGTTGTCCGAGGTGTTTTGAGTGTGAACCCTGCTAAGGCTGTAAAACTACCGCGGTCAAGCACAGGCACGGGTAAAACACCCGTAATCGTATCTGATCAGGTACGGCAAATTTTAGACTCAATTCCCCGTATGCGAGAAATCGACTTGCGCGATCGCGCTTTAATCGGCCTTATGGTGTATTCATTTTTTCGTATTTCGGCGGCTCTTTCGTTGAAGGTACGTGATTATGAACTCCGCGGCAATCAGAGATGGCTAGTTGGCGAAGAAAAAGGTTCAAAGCGTCACGAAATGCCTGTTCACCCAGATTTAGAAAACATGATGGATGAATACCTCATAGAAACAGGTGTAATAAAAAGCCCTAACGCCTTGATCTTTCAGTCTTGTATAGGTCGCAATGGTAAACTTACAGGCAAGCCATTTGATCGCAACTCTTCATGGAGAATGGTACGCAAACGCGCTCTAGCGGCCGGAATTCAACGTGAGATTGGCAATCATTCATTTAGAGCGACAGGCATTACAACGTACCTAAATAACGGTGGCTCCCTAGAAGACGCGCGTATTATGGCAAACCATTCTAATTCAACGACAACTAAGCTGTATGACAGGACCAAAGACGTGGCTAAACTGCAAGAAATACAACGCCTTAAATTTTAG
- a CDS encoding exonuclease domain-containing protein, whose amino-acid sequence MKAQNYIKAEQRRFRRAAKGQAWSVKDLPQFYYHRNFCDMLTYVSTRYTDLMGPEHTRFIQDFDALPFEAQCTYARIAGRKGKIFNMYHLRYVEIKNIPEQFDTLLQNNFVKPVESSDFKDFLLSMTKPDLVQLIEERLCETLYRRSWKKSKLIDICLEHIDFDDVLISDSFVVQSRLKAYQYLLFLYFGRIENSLQAKTLGVLGVVRPTRNVSPKLAFTNYSQAKCAYFYAKALFSLGANDQASIQTLIDTVELWPRPVDELTKIKRGKLLQKLGGLSERKGNIEAALGLYAQSDSDNCNERVVRIRYRRNENDDRNWVQKRLEEMIENPESDDEHTFANDFYARKFKKKRTSEVTDLLRESHTIFLDEGFRHAPERAVVNYYKKKGLAAYRTENQLWLSLFGLLFWDEIYADEAPKAWSLPLSLKKNSFYQHHKKSIESKLSDLALTGSTLLPLLKTITKHHNTKNGVFNWDPKSVERIKLLVRHAPKAALVSMLRHMAQNFMRTKDGFPDLMLIEHGEARFVEVKAKGDVLRRNQLTRLRQLQAAGFTANIIRVEWHIDPDQVYVVVDVETTGGRPGLHRVTEIGAVKLQNGEIIGEWSSLINPQRSIPSNITRITGIDENMVADAPIFAEIADSFTEFMGDAIFAAHNVNFDYGFIRSEFQMIDRNFKHPKICTCASMRKLYPGYPSYSLKNLCLEFQIDLEAHHRALCDAKAAAELLNMVNDKRIDIQTE is encoded by the coding sequence GTGAAAGCTCAAAATTACATCAAAGCCGAGCAAAGACGCTTTCGACGCGCTGCTAAGGGCCAAGCTTGGTCGGTTAAAGATTTACCCCAATTTTATTATCATAGAAATTTTTGTGACATGCTTACTTATGTTAGTACCCGATATACAGATTTAATGGGACCTGAACACACGCGTTTCATACAGGATTTCGATGCCCTGCCCTTTGAAGCGCAGTGCACCTACGCCCGGATAGCTGGGCGAAAGGGAAAGATTTTCAATATGTACCATCTTCGGTATGTTGAAATCAAAAACATCCCAGAACAGTTTGACACGCTCTTACAAAACAACTTTGTCAAACCTGTTGAGAGCTCTGATTTCAAAGACTTTCTATTGTCGATGACAAAGCCAGATTTAGTTCAATTGATTGAAGAGCGTCTGTGTGAAACATTATACAGGCGGTCTTGGAAGAAATCAAAACTGATAGACATTTGCTTAGAACACATAGATTTTGATGACGTGCTTATTTCCGATAGCTTTGTGGTGCAATCCAGACTTAAGGCTTATCAGTACCTTCTTTTCCTGTACTTTGGACGGATTGAAAACAGTTTGCAGGCCAAAACATTAGGCGTTTTAGGTGTAGTCCGCCCTACCCGCAATGTATCGCCCAAATTAGCCTTTACCAATTACAGTCAAGCTAAATGCGCCTATTTTTATGCCAAAGCTTTATTTAGCTTAGGCGCCAACGATCAAGCTTCGATACAGACCCTAATTGATACAGTGGAGTTATGGCCTAGGCCTGTGGATGAACTAACAAAAATTAAACGCGGTAAGCTTTTACAAAAATTAGGAGGACTATCTGAACGTAAAGGCAATATTGAGGCCGCACTTGGCCTTTACGCCCAGAGTGATAGCGATAATTGCAACGAACGCGTTGTTCGCATTCGATACCGCCGAAATGAAAACGATGATCGGAATTGGGTACAAAAACGTCTTGAGGAGATGATTGAAAATCCGGAAAGCGATGACGAGCATACGTTCGCGAATGACTTTTACGCTCGCAAATTTAAAAAGAAACGCACGAGCGAAGTCACGGATTTATTGCGCGAAAGTCATACTATATTTTTGGATGAAGGATTCCGACATGCGCCAGAGCGCGCCGTGGTAAATTACTACAAGAAAAAAGGCCTCGCAGCATATAGAACAGAAAATCAGTTATGGCTGAGCCTCTTCGGGCTTCTATTTTGGGATGAAATATATGCCGATGAAGCACCAAAAGCTTGGTCTTTACCCTTAAGCCTCAAAAAAAATAGTTTTTATCAACACCATAAGAAGTCAATCGAAAGTAAACTAAGCGATTTGGCTTTAACTGGGTCAACGCTGTTGCCTTTGCTGAAAACAATCACAAAGCATCATAACACCAAAAACGGTGTTTTTAATTGGGATCCCAAGTCGGTGGAGCGTATCAAACTATTGGTGCGGCATGCTCCTAAAGCAGCGCTTGTCTCAATGTTACGGCACATGGCACAGAATTTCATGAGAACGAAAGATGGTTTCCCAGATCTAATGCTGATTGAACACGGAGAAGCTCGATTTGTTGAAGTCAAAGCCAAAGGGGATGTATTGCGCCGTAATCAATTGACACGGTTGCGGCAATTACAGGCCGCTGGATTTACGGCTAATATCATTCGTGTTGAATGGCATATTGATCCTGACCAAGTTTATGTCGTGGTTGATGTAGAAACAACGGGAGGCCGCCCAGGCCTACATCGCGTCACCGAAATTGGGGCCGTTAAACTTCAAAATGGCGAAATTATTGGCGAGTGGTCAAGCCTTATTAATCCTCAACGTTCTATTCCATCAAACATAACACGAATTACCGGCATCGACGAAAATATGGTGGCTGACGCCCCTATCTTTGCCGAAATCGCAGATAGTTTTACGGAATTCATGGGGGACGCAATTTTTGCGGCTCATAATGTAAACTTTGACTACGGCTTCATAAGATCTGAATTTCAGATGATAGATCGTAATTTTAAACACCCCAAAATTTGCACCTGCGCATCAATGAGAAAGCTTTACCCTGGCTATCCTTCCTACAGCCTTAAAAACCTTTGCTTGGAATTTCAGATAGATTTAGAGGCACATCATAGAGCGCTTTGTGACGCCAAGGCAGCCGCCGAATTATTAAACATGGTGAATGATAAGCGTATAGACATTCAAACCGAGTGA
- a CDS encoding DUF1295 domain-containing protein, producing MEKSIKLVIAILIFTAVGLTVSYIAGGEGKVAHDHSIFFLCALWAYFVNWVAFIPARVFKTEKYYDLTGAFTYITMIGLAVYLSDDLSLRSLVIVALVCLWSLRLGSFLFLRIRRDKGDKRFDDIKENGLRFFLTWTLQATWVVLTSACALAVITASKATSWDIFASLGLILWAIGISFEIIADAQKSAFRKNPANAGRFISTGLWSRSQHPNYFGEILLWIGISVMAIPVLEGWAWLAMISPFFVAFLILRVSGVPLLQKSAKKKWGDDPRYIDYHSKTPILIPRLF from the coding sequence ATGGAAAAGTCTATAAAGCTAGTTATCGCGATTCTTATTTTCACGGCTGTGGGCTTAACGGTGTCGTATATCGCGGGAGGTGAGGGGAAAGTCGCACACGATCACTCCATATTTTTTCTGTGTGCTTTGTGGGCTTACTTCGTAAATTGGGTCGCTTTTATCCCTGCTAGAGTGTTTAAAACTGAAAAATACTACGACTTAACCGGTGCCTTTACTTATATCACCATGATTGGCTTGGCTGTCTATTTGTCAGATGATTTAAGTTTGCGATCACTCGTCATAGTGGCCTTAGTGTGCCTTTGGTCACTAAGGCTGGGCAGTTTTCTTTTTCTAAGAATCAGACGTGACAAGGGTGACAAACGGTTTGACGACATAAAAGAAAATGGCCTTAGATTTTTTCTAACTTGGACCCTACAGGCCACATGGGTTGTCCTAACTAGCGCTTGTGCTTTAGCTGTGATTACGGCTTCAAAAGCCACGTCATGGGACATATTTGCAAGTTTAGGGCTTATTCTATGGGCCATTGGGATTAGCTTTGAAATCATAGCGGACGCGCAAAAGTCAGCCTTTCGTAAAAACCCAGCAAATGCAGGGCGTTTCATTTCGACTGGCTTGTGGTCACGTTCACAGCACCCAAATTATTTTGGCGAGATATTATTGTGGATTGGTATCTCTGTTATGGCGATTCCGGTTTTAGAAGGATGGGCTTGGTTAGCTATGATATCACCATTCTTTGTCGCATTTTTAATATTACGTGTCAGTGGCGTTCCGCTACTGCAGAAGTCTGCCAAAAAGAAATGGGGAGACGATCCACGATACATTGATTATCATTCCAAAACACCAATCTTAATTCCCAGATTGTTTTGA
- a CDS encoding sterol desaturase family protein, with amino-acid sequence MNWLTALLILTVSVIGMEAFAWIVHKFIMHGRLGWRWHESHHIETKGPFEKNDLYTICFSFIAATLFIIGSMGHPVIWMVALGLTVYGVLYGIVHDGLVHRRWPVYIRTPNGYLKRLVQAHRLHHAVHTREGAVSYGFLYAQDIRKLKAQLKKTHTPKDSMQNGNHD; translated from the coding sequence ATGAATTGGCTTACCGCTTTATTGATTCTTACTGTGAGCGTAATTGGGATGGAGGCTTTCGCCTGGATAGTTCATAAATTCATCATGCATGGCCGCCTTGGATGGAGGTGGCATGAAAGCCATCACATTGAAACAAAGGGCCCATTTGAAAAAAATGACCTTTATACAATTTGCTTTAGTTTTATTGCTGCAACTTTATTCATAATTGGGTCTATGGGGCACCCCGTTATTTGGATGGTCGCTCTTGGGTTGACTGTTTATGGCGTGCTGTATGGCATTGTGCATGATGGTTTGGTGCATCGAAGGTGGCCCGTATATATCCGCACGCCCAACGGATATCTAAAGCGTCTTGTACAGGCCCATAGACTACATCACGCAGTGCATACGCGTGAGGGTGCTGTGTCTTATGGGTTTTTATATGCGCAAGACATCCGAAAGCTTAAGGCGCAGTTGAAAAAGACACACACGCCAAAAGACTCAATGCAAAACGGCAATCATGACTGA
- a CDS encoding fatty acid desaturase, with product MCVHLYSVFVHDLNAPLWQTLGLITLQCWLYTGVFIVAHDTMHGSLFPRHPKFNSVVGHVILFIYAGFNWTTLKHAHLDHHRYSGSSKDPDFHSKNPHDFWPWYFKFFRQYFGLRQVLTLITFTLIYLFVLKASYLNTIVMWAIPALLSSVQLFYFGTYLTHRQRTAFSDHHNARSNNYPRLLSLLTCFHFGYHHEHHLYPHEPWWRLPLRKNHKATNT from the coding sequence ATGTGCGTGCACCTCTACAGCGTCTTCGTCCACGACTTAAACGCGCCATTATGGCAAACTCTTGGCCTGATTACATTACAGTGCTGGCTATATACAGGCGTGTTTATTGTCGCGCATGACACTATGCACGGCTCATTATTTCCGAGACATCCAAAATTCAACAGCGTCGTTGGTCACGTTATTCTGTTCATTTACGCTGGGTTTAACTGGACCACGCTTAAACATGCTCACCTTGACCATCATAGATACTCTGGTTCCTCAAAGGATCCAGACTTTCATTCTAAAAACCCTCATGATTTTTGGCCTTGGTACTTTAAGTTTTTCCGGCAATATTTTGGGTTGCGACAGGTCTTAACACTCATAACCTTTACCTTAATCTATCTCTTTGTCTTGAAGGCTAGCTATTTAAATACGATCGTGATGTGGGCTATCCCCGCATTGTTGTCATCCGTTCAGCTGTTTTATTTCGGCACTTATCTTACGCACAGACAAAGAACGGCGTTTTCTGATCATCATAACGCCCGTAGTAATAACTATCCCCGTTTGCTCTCCCTTTTGACATGTTTTCATTTTGGTTATCATCACGAACATCACCTTTATCCACACGAGCCTTGGTGGAGACTGCCACTTAGAAAAAACCATAAGGCCACAAACACATGA
- a CDS encoding ABC transporter permease: MIYAVMKTMALRLWRDKGALVLAFLLPGFIFAVFAAIFSTASGGELDLRVGLLVDDNSQLASQLSKAIHESAAFEVITNDNWDAEDIKKQVRLGDVDIGLIIHENAPYPHFTIFEDPNRKVATSVVKGQLRQILSEANEVESLSGNSQNSLFTTLTAMPAREGSDRLDKSVTYYVGATAILFLMFAAMQGAAISIEERRSGLSERLMVGLKGSLLMLAGKLLFLTLIGFIQSLTIIAVAAIFFELEVLSLIGSLTLMSFGAALLSSALALFTASLCSTQSQMHSVSTFIVLLFAAIGGSMVPRFMMPSWLQDAGMITPNYWVIEGYYGLLQRGQSALDILPIFGVIYISSIVLFLTTSIITYKLMRS, from the coding sequence ATGATTTACGCTGTGATGAAAACTATGGCTTTGCGGTTATGGCGCGATAAAGGCGCGCTCGTCTTGGCTTTTCTACTACCTGGTTTTATTTTTGCAGTTTTCGCGGCTATATTCTCGACCGCATCAGGCGGTGAGTTAGATTTAAGAGTTGGCCTTTTGGTAGATGATAACTCTCAACTCGCATCTCAACTGTCAAAGGCGATACATGAAAGTGCTGCTTTTGAGGTTATCACAAATGACAATTGGGACGCCGAAGATATTAAGAAACAAGTGCGTCTAGGAGATGTGGACATTGGGCTCATCATTCACGAAAATGCCCCCTACCCTCATTTTACTATTTTCGAAGACCCAAACCGTAAGGTCGCCACATCAGTTGTGAAAGGGCAACTTCGTCAAATTTTAAGTGAGGCCAATGAGGTTGAATCTCTGAGCGGAAACTCACAAAACAGTTTGTTTACAACCTTGACGGCGATGCCGGCACGTGAGGGCTCTGATCGTTTAGATAAGTCGGTGACTTATTATGTCGGCGCGACCGCTATTTTGTTTTTGATGTTCGCAGCTATGCAAGGGGCCGCAATATCAATAGAAGAGCGTCGCTCAGGCTTGTCAGAACGCTTGATGGTCGGTTTAAAAGGAAGCCTGTTAATGTTGGCGGGTAAATTATTGTTCTTGACGCTTATAGGGTTTATACAGAGCTTGACGATTATCGCTGTTGCGGCCATTTTTTTTGAATTAGAAGTATTGTCTCTAATTGGCTCGCTAACGCTCATGTCATTCGGTGCGGCACTGCTTTCTTCGGCCTTAGCACTCTTTACGGCTTCACTTTGCAGCACGCAGTCCCAAATGCATTCCGTTTCTACTTTTATCGTTTTGTTGTTTGCTGCAATCGGCGGATCCATGGTCCCTCGTTTCATGATGCCAAGCTGGCTCCAAGATGCAGGAATGATTACGCCAAATTATTGGGTCATAGAGGGGTATTATGGTCTTCTGCAGCGAGGGCAATCGGCCTTAGATATTTTGCCAATTTTTGGTGTTATCTATATTTCGTCTATCGTGCTATTTTTAACGACGAGTATTATTACTTACAAATTAATGAGAAGCTGA
- a CDS encoding DEAD/DEAH box helicase has product MGYEKPTPIQARAIPAALQQRDVLGIAQTGTGKTGAFTLPTLHKLSKGRARARMPRCLIICPTRELAAQAAENVELYGKYLKLEMALLIGGVSFAEQDKKLMKGVDILIATPGRLLDQFERGKILMTGVQTLVVDEADRMLDMGFIPDIEKIFKLTPFTRQVLFFSATMPNEIKRLVDQFLHQPVTIQVARQSTTAETVRQRIIRMPSSDPKQKRTALRWIIDQEDVDNGIIFCNRKKDVDIVAKSLSVHGKSAAPIHGDLAQSLRTETLESFKNGEIKFLVASDVAARGLDVPTVSHVFNYDVPNHSEDYVHRIGRTGRAGREGDTVMLVARLDERNYQDILDLIKVDSIEEIEVPGIEDFPKDGGRRQSRGRSDKKGTRNNRGRTDRGNRPSRNKSEDSKQANSQASNTEGAKIESVKTDTSSKPKSSRRKAPRKVSTTDDKIEAKNSEEKDLTHLDSNNGAKEKPSNSRRNNSANKKKTSSNQSRQDRNKQKSRDRNGLPENKDAGFGGVVPDFFNL; this is encoded by the coding sequence ATGGGCTATGAGAAGCCGACGCCTATTCAGGCGCGCGCTATTCCTGCTGCGTTGCAGCAACGTGACGTTTTGGGCATAGCTCAAACTGGCACAGGGAAAACAGGAGCCTTTACTCTACCGACATTACATAAGCTCTCAAAAGGCCGCGCACGCGCACGCATGCCAAGATGCCTTATCATTTGCCCCACTCGTGAATTAGCGGCACAGGCGGCAGAAAATGTCGAACTTTATGGAAAATATTTAAAACTAGAAATGGCCCTTTTGATAGGCGGCGTTTCTTTTGCAGAGCAAGACAAAAAGTTGATGAAGGGAGTGGACATTCTAATTGCCACCCCTGGTCGACTGTTGGATCAATTTGAACGAGGTAAGATTTTAATGACAGGTGTTCAAACGCTTGTCGTTGATGAAGCAGATCGTATGCTTGATATGGGGTTCATACCTGATATCGAAAAGATATTTAAGTTAACGCCATTTACGCGTCAGGTACTGTTCTTCTCGGCGACTATGCCAAATGAAATTAAACGGCTGGTTGACCAATTTCTTCACCAGCCTGTCACCATCCAAGTGGCGCGCCAGTCAACAACGGCTGAAACAGTACGTCAGCGGATTATCCGCATGCCCTCCTCAGATCCGAAACAAAAGCGGACAGCGTTAAGATGGATAATAGACCAAGAAGATGTCGATAATGGCATTATATTCTGCAACCGCAAAAAAGATGTCGACATCGTCGCCAAATCTCTTTCCGTTCATGGAAAGTCTGCAGCGCCGATTCATGGGGACTTAGCACAATCCTTACGTACAGAGACTTTGGAGTCATTCAAAAATGGTGAAATTAAATTCTTAGTGGCGAGTGATGTGGCTGCGCGTGGCCTTGATGTACCCACGGTTAGTCATGTTTTCAATTATGATGTTCCCAACCATTCTGAAGACTATGTCCATCGTATTGGCCGAACAGGTCGTGCAGGCCGTGAAGGCGATACGGTTATGCTTGTTGCGCGTCTAGATGAGCGTAACTATCAAGATATTCTTGACCTTATTAAGGTGGATTCTATCGAAGAAATTGAAGTCCCGGGTATAGAAGACTTCCCTAAGGACGGCGGACGCCGTCAATCACGGGGACGAAGCGATAAAAAAGGAACTCGAAACAATCGAGGCCGAACTGATCGGGGTAATCGACCTTCTCGTAATAAGTCAGAGGATAGCAAACAAGCTAACAGTCAAGCCTCGAACACGGAAGGCGCAAAAATAGAATCCGTTAAAACGGATACATCAAGCAAACCTAAATCATCGAGACGTAAAGCACCGCGAAAAGTTTCGACAACAGACGACAAAATAGAAGCAAAGAATTCAGAAGAAAAAGATTTAACGCATCTGGATAGCAATAACGGGGCAAAAGAAAAGCCTTCAAACTCACGACGTAACAATAGCGCCAATAAGAAAAAAACGAGTTCAAATCAGTCACGTCAGGACAGAAACAAACAAAAATCACGTGACAGAAATGGTTTGCCAGAGAATAAAGATGCTGGTTTTGGTGGAGTTGTACCTGACTTCTTTAATCTTTAA
- a CDS encoding polyprenyl synthetase family protein, whose translation MSDTQSNIHSLNASADVDIIQAAIEARLTELVPSDKTWPVRLHEAQRHALLSPGKRFRPLLCVLITHGASNDPILRKASIDVGCVAEMVHAASLILDDLPCMDNAALRRNQPTTHLAFDESTAILSATALLNRAFGVLSRLHNIIPETRVALVDLLSYSVGSTGLIAGQMADLANHSPDNNLQDVERLNYLKTGALFEYAIYSAAILTNLSVGQKEELKDFSYHLGLAFQLLDDLKDVQMKEVEAEKSVGRDIGKTTILALLGTKNSKKTLLSYLDSAKSSLQKAGLQNATALDALIERQFAFLNQV comes from the coding sequence GTGAGCGATACCCAGTCAAATATCCATTCCTTGAATGCTAGCGCCGATGTTGACATTATTCAGGCTGCAATAGAGGCCCGCCTCACCGAATTAGTGCCCTCAGATAAAACTTGGCCAGTGCGCCTCCATGAGGCACAAAGACACGCCCTGCTCTCTCCGGGTAAACGCTTTCGGCCGTTATTATGTGTGCTGATAACTCATGGCGCGTCCAATGATCCAATCTTGCGTAAAGCCTCTATAGATGTAGGTTGCGTGGCCGAAATGGTTCACGCGGCCTCTCTGATACTCGATGATTTACCTTGTATGGACAATGCTGCACTGCGTCGCAACCAGCCGACAACGCATTTAGCTTTTGATGAAAGCACAGCCATTTTAAGCGCAACGGCGCTTTTAAATCGTGCCTTTGGTGTTTTGTCGCGCCTACACAATATAATTCCTGAAACACGCGTCGCATTAGTTGATTTACTGTCTTATTCAGTTGGTTCTACGGGTCTAATCGCAGGTCAAATGGCCGACCTTGCTAATCATAGCCCTGACAATAATCTTCAGGACGTTGAACGTCTTAACTACCTTAAAACCGGGGCCTTGTTTGAATATGCTATCTACAGCGCCGCTATTTTGACTAATTTATCTGTAGGTCAAAAAGAAGAGCTAAAAGATTTTTCATATCATCTGGGTTTAGCCTTTCAGCTCTTAGATGACTTGAAAGATGTTCAGATGAAGGAGGTTGAAGCTGAAAAGTCTGTGGGTCGCGATATTGGCAAAACAACTATATTAGCACTCTTAGGTACAAAAAACTCCAAAAAGACTCTACTTTCTTATCTCGATTCCGCCAAATCTTCTTTACAAAAAGCTGGATTGCAGAATGCGACGGCGCTTGATGCGTTGATTGAGCGACAATTCGCATTTTTAAATCAAGTGTAG